The following proteins are encoded in a genomic region of Streptococcus gwangjuense:
- the mvaD gene encoding diphosphomevalonate decarboxylase: protein MDREPVTVRSYANIAIIKYWGKKKEKEMVPATSSISLTLENMYTETTLSPLPSPATADAFYINGQLQNEAEHAKMSKIIDRYRPDGDGFVRIDTQNNMPTAAGLSSSSSGLSALVKACNAYFQLGLDRSQLAQEAKFASGSSSRSFYGPLGAWDKDSGEIYPVETDLKLAMIMLVLEDKKKPISSRDGMKLCVETSTTFDDWVRQSEKDYQDMLVYLKENDFAKVGELTEKNALAMHATTKTASPTFSYLTDASYEAMDFVRQLREQGEACYFTMDAGPNVKVLCQEKDLEHLSEIFGQRYRLIVSKTKDLSQDDCC, encoded by the coding sequence ATGGATAGAGAGCCTGTAACAGTACGTTCCTACGCAAATATTGCTATTATCAAATATTGGGGAAAGAAAAAAGAAAAAGAGATGGTGCCTGCTACTAGCAGTATTTCTCTGACTTTGGAAAATATGTACACGGAGACGACCTTGTCGCCTCTGCCATCTCCTGCAACTGCTGATGCCTTTTATATCAATGGTCAGCTACAGAATGAGGCTGAGCATGCCAAGATGAGTAAGATTATTGACCGCTACCGTCCAGATGGTGATGGCTTTGTTCGTATTGACACTCAAAACAATATGCCTACCGCAGCGGGCTTATCATCAAGTTCTAGTGGTTTGTCCGCCTTGGTTAAGGCTTGCAATGCTTATTTTCAGCTTGGATTGGATAGAAGTCAGTTGGCACAGGAGGCTAAGTTTGCATCAGGCTCATCCTCTAGGAGTTTTTATGGACCACTAGGTGCTTGGGATAAGGATAGTGGGGAAATTTACCCTGTAGAGACAGACTTGAAACTAGCCATGATTATGTTGGTCTTGGAGGACAAGAAAAAACCAATCTCTAGTCGTGACGGGATGAAACTCTGTGTGGAAACCTCGACGACCTTTGATGACTGGGTCCGTCAGTCTGAGAAAGACTATCAGGATATGCTGGTTTATCTCAAGGAAAATGACTTTGCCAAGGTTGGGGAGTTAACGGAGAAAAATGCCCTTGCTATGCACGCTACGACCAAAACTGCGTCACCAACCTTTTCTTATCTGACGGATGCCTCTTATGAAGCCATGGACTTTGTTCGCCAGCTACGTGAGCAAGGAGAGGCTTGTTACTTTACTATGGATGCTGGTCCCAATGTCAAGGTTCTCTGTCAGGAGAAAGACTTGGAGCATTTATCAGAAATCTTCGGTCAACGTTATCGCTTGATTGTGTCAAAAACAAAGGATTTGAGCCAAGATGATTGCTGTTAA
- the liaF gene encoding cell wall-active antibiotics response protein LiaF, with protein MRKFKIFLFIEACLLTGALILMISEHFSRFLLILFLFLLLIRYYTGKEGNNLLLVVATILFFFIVMLNPFVILAIFVAVIYSLFLLYPMMTQEKEQTNLIFEEVVTVKKEKNRWFGNLHHFSSYQTCQFDDINLFRLMGKDTIHLERVILTNHDNVIILRKMVGTTKIIVPVDVEVSLSVNCLYGDLTFFNQPKRALRNEHYHQETKDYLKSNKSVKIFLTTMIGDVEVVRG; from the coding sequence ATGAGAAAATTTAAAATCTTTTTATTTATCGAAGCCTGTCTTTTGACAGGAGCTCTGATTTTGATGATATCAGAGCATTTTTCGCGTTTTCTGCTGATTTTATTCCTCTTTTTGCTTTTGATTCGCTATTACACTGGTAAGGAGGGGAATAATCTTCTCTTAGTAGTGGCAACCATTCTCTTCTTTTTCATCGTCATGCTCAATCCTTTTGTGATTTTAGCTATTTTTGTTGCGGTTATTTATAGCCTCTTTCTTCTTTATCCGATGATGACCCAGGAAAAAGAGCAGACAAATTTGATTTTTGAAGAGGTGGTGACGGTTAAGAAGGAGAAAAATCGTTGGTTTGGAAATCTCCATCATTTTTCAAGCTACCAGACTTGCCAGTTTGATGATATCAATCTCTTTCGCCTCATGGGCAAGGACACCATTCATCTGGAGAGGGTCATCCTAACCAATCATGACAATGTCATTATACTTAGAAAGATGGTAGGAACGACTAAAATCATTGTACCTGTAGATGTGGAAGTCAGTCTCAGCGTTAACTGTCTCTATGGTGATTTGACTTTTTTCAACCAGCCAAAGCGAGCCCTCCGAAATGAACACTATCATCAAGAAACCAAAGACTATCTCAAGAGTAACAAGAGTGTCAAGATTTTCTTGACCACTATGATTGGAGATGTGGAGGTGGTCAGAGGATGA
- the fni gene encoding type 2 isopentenyl-diphosphate Delta-isomerase → MTTNRKDEHIRYALEQKSSYNSFDEVELIHYSLPLYDLDEIDLSTEFAGRKWDFPFYINAMTGGSEKGKEINQKLAQVADACGILFVTGSYSAALKDSTDDSFSVKSSHPNLLLGTNIGLDKPVEFGLQTVEEMNPLLLQVHVNVMQELLMPEGERKFRSWQSHLADYSKQIPVPIILKEVGFGMDVKTIERAYELGVRTVDLSGRGGTSFAYIENRRSGQRDYLNQWGQSTMQALLNAQDWKDKVELLVSGGVRNPLDMIKCLVFGAKAVGLSRTMLELVENHSIEEVIAIVQGWKDDLRLIMCALNCATIADLQKVDYLLYGKLKEANDQMKKA, encoded by the coding sequence ATGACGACAAATCGTAAGGATGAGCATATCCGCTATGCCCTTGAGCAGAAAAGTTCCTATAATAGCTTTGATGAGGTGGAGTTGATTCATTATTCCTTGCCTCTTTACGACCTGGATGAAATCGATCTGTCGACAGAGTTTGCTGGTCGAAAGTGGGATTTTCCTTTTTATATCAATGCCATGACAGGTGGGAGTGAAAAAGGTAAAGAAATCAATCAAAAGCTGGCTCAGGTGGCGGACGCCTGTGGGATTTTGTTTGTGACGGGATCTTATAGTGCGGCTCTCAAAGATTCAACAGATGACTCTTTTTCTGTCAAGTCTAGTCATCCAAATCTCCTTCTTGGGACCAATATTGGATTGGACAAGCCTGTCGAGTTCGGACTTCAGACTGTAGAAGAGATGAATCCTCTTCTCTTGCAAGTGCATGTCAATGTTATGCAGGAATTGCTCATGCCCGAAGGAGAACGAAAGTTCAGAAGCTGGCAATCGCATCTAGCAGATTATAGCAAGCAAATCCCCGTTCCAATCATTTTGAAGGAAGTGGGCTTTGGAATGGATGTGAAGACCATCGAAAGAGCCTATGAACTGGGTGTTCGAACTGTTGACCTATCAGGTCGTGGTGGCACCAGCTTTGCTTATATCGAAAACCGTCGTAGTGGTCAACGTGATTACCTCAATCAATGGGGCCAGTCCACCATGCAAGCCCTTCTCAATGCCCAAGACTGGAAAGACAAGGTCGAACTCTTGGTTAGTGGAGGGGTTCGAAATCCTCTGGATATGATTAAGTGCCTAGTCTTTGGTGCCAAGGCAGTCGGTCTTTCTCGAACTATGTTAGAGTTAGTAGAAAACCACTCGATTGAAGAGGTCATTGCTATTGTTCAGGGTTGGAAAGATGATTTACGACTCATCATGTGTGCCCTTAATTGTGCCACCATAGCAGATTTGCAAAAAGTAGACTATCTTCTCTATGGAAAATTAAAAGAAGCAAATGATCAGATGAAAAAGGCGTAA
- a CDS encoding DNA alkylation repair protein — protein MSLTDLLEELEAAKNPKKSGAMEAYMRDQFSFLGVAAPERNKLYKKYFPEAKKTKIIDWDFVDTCWRKEPREYQYVAANYLKAMQSYLKDSDLPKLEQLVVTKSWWDTVDILDRVVGSLVYDKPELEKIILQWSLSDNIWLRRITIDHQLLRKEKTNVQLMEKILLHNLNQAEFFINKAIGWALRDYSKTNPTWVAGFIEKNKERMADLSIKEASKCL, from the coding sequence ATGAGTCTAACAGATTTACTTGAGGAGCTAGAAGCAGCAAAGAATCCTAAAAAATCAGGGGCTATGGAGGCCTATATGCGCGATCAATTTTCCTTTCTAGGCGTTGCGGCGCCAGAAAGAAATAAACTCTATAAAAAATACTTTCCAGAAGCGAAAAAAACAAAGATTATCGATTGGGATTTTGTAGATACTTGCTGGAGAAAGGAGCCGAGAGAATACCAATATGTAGCTGCTAATTATTTGAAAGCCATGCAGTCTTATCTAAAGGACAGCGATTTGCCTAAGCTAGAGCAGTTGGTTGTTACCAAGTCTTGGTGGGATACGGTAGATATTCTAGATCGAGTAGTAGGGAGTTTGGTGTATGACAAGCCGGAACTGGAAAAAATAATCCTCCAATGGAGTCTATCAGATAATATCTGGCTGAGACGGATCACTATTGACCACCAGTTGTTAAGAAAAGAGAAGACCAATGTTCAATTAATGGAAAAGATTCTGCTTCATAATTTGAACCAAGCAGAGTTCTTTATCAATAAAGCCATTGGCTGGGCTCTAAGAGACTACTCCAAAACCAATCCAACTTGGGTAGCAGGCTTCATTGAGAAAAACAAGGAAAGAATGGCTGACCTTAGTATCAAAGAAGCAAGCAAGTGCCTCTAG
- the tig gene encoding trigger factor gives MSVSFENKETNRGVLTFTISQDQIKPELDRVFNSVKKSLNVPGFRKGHLPRPIFDKKFGEESLYQDVMNALLPNAYEAAVKEAGLEVVAQPKIDVTSMEKGQDWVITAEVVTKPEVRLGDYKNLEVSVDVEKEVTDADVEERIERERNNLAELVIKEAAAENGDTVVIDFVGSIDGVEFDGGKGENFSLGLGSGQFIPGFEDQLVGHSAGETVDVIVTFPADYQAEDLAGKEAKFVTTIHEVKAKEVPALDDELAKDIDEEVETLAELKEKYRKELAAAKEEAYKDAVEGAAIDKAVENAEIVELPEEMIHEEVHRSVNEFLGNLQRQGINPDMYFQITGTTQEDLHKQYEGEAESRTKTNLVIEAVAKAEGFDASEEEIQKEVEQLAADYNMEVAQVQSLLSADMLKHDITIKKAVELITSTATVK, from the coding sequence ATGTCTGTATCATTTGAAAACAAAGAAACAAACCGTGGTGTCTTGACTTTCACTATCTCTCAAGACCAAATCAAACCAGAATTGGACCGTGTCTTCAACTCAGTGAAGAAATCTCTTAATGTTCCAGGTTTCCGTAAAGGTCACCTTCCACGTCCTATCTTCGACAAAAAATTTGGTGAAGAGTCACTTTACCAAGACGTTATGAACGCTCTTTTACCAAACGCTTATGAAGCAGCTGTAAAAGAAGCTGGTCTTGAAGTCGTTGCTCAACCAAAAATTGATGTAACTTCAATGGAAAAAGGTCAAGACTGGGTTATCACTGCTGAAGTCGTTACAAAACCTGAAGTAAGATTGGGTGACTACAAAAACCTTGAAGTATCAGTAGATGTTGAAAAAGAAGTAACTGACGCTGACGTTGAAGAGCGTATCGAACGCGAACGCAACAACTTGGCTGAATTGGTTATCAAGGAAGCTGCTGCTGAAAACGGCGACACTGTTGTTATCGACTTCGTTGGTTCTATCGATGGTGTTGAATTTGATGGTGGAAAAGGTGAAAACTTCTCACTTGGACTTGGTTCAGGTCAATTCATCCCAGGTTTCGAAGACCAATTGGTAGGTCATTCAGCTGGTGAAACTGTTGATGTTATCGTAACATTCCCAGCAGACTACCAAGCAGAGGATCTTGCAGGTAAAGAAGCTAAATTCGTAACAACTATCCACGAAGTAAAAGCAAAAGAAGTTCCAGCTCTTGATGATGAACTTGCAAAAGACATCGACGAAGAAGTTGAAACACTTGCTGAATTAAAAGAGAAATATCGCAAGGAATTGGCTGCTGCTAAAGAAGAAGCTTACAAAGATGCCGTTGAAGGTGCAGCAATTGATAAAGCTGTAGAAAACGCTGAAATCGTAGAACTTCCAGAAGAAATGATCCACGAAGAAGTTCACCGTTCAGTAAATGAATTCCTTGGAAACTTGCAACGTCAAGGTATCAACCCTGACATGTACTTCCAAATCACTGGAACTACTCAAGAAGATCTTCACAAACAATACGAGGGAGAAGCTGAGTCACGTACTAAGACTAACCTTGTTATCGAAGCAGTTGCCAAAGCTGAAGGATTTGATGCTTCAGAAGAAGAAATCCAAAAAGAAGTTGAGCAATTGGCAGCAGACTACAACATGGAAGTTGCACAAGTACAAAGCTTGCTTTCAGCTGATATGTTGAAACACGACAT
- a CDS encoding response regulator transcription factor: MKILLVDDHEMVRLGLKSYFDLQDDVEVVGEATNGSQGIDLALELRPDVIVMDIVMPEMNGIDATLAILKEWPEAKILIVSSYLDNEKIMPVLNAGARGYMLKTSSADELLHAVRKVAAGELAIEQEVSKKVEYHRNHIELHEDLTARERDVLQLIAKGYENQRIADELFISLKTVKTHVSNILAKLEVSDRTQAAVYAFQHHLVGHEDF; the protein is encoded by the coding sequence ATGAAAATTTTACTAGTTGATGACCATGAAATGGTCCGATTGGGCTTAAAAAGCTACTTTGACCTCCAAGATGATGTAGAAGTTGTGGGTGAGGCTACCAACGGGTCTCAAGGGATTGATTTGGCCTTGGAATTGCGTCCGGATGTCATTGTCATGGATATTGTCATGCCTGAGATGAATGGAATTGATGCGACCTTGGCTATCCTCAAAGAATGGCCTGAAGCCAAGATTTTGATTGTGAGCTCTTATTTGGACAATGAAAAAATCATGCCTGTCTTGAATGCTGGTGCTAGAGGCTATATGCTTAAGACGTCTAGTGCAGACGAACTTCTCCATGCTGTCCGTAAGGTGGCTGCTGGCGAGTTGGCAATTGAGCAAGAGGTCAGCAAAAAAGTCGAATACCACCGCAATCACATAGAACTACATGAGGACCTGACTGCGCGTGAGCGAGATGTTCTCCAACTCATCGCCAAGGGCTACGAAAATCAGCGTATCGCAGACGAACTGTTTATCTCTCTCAAGACGGTCAAGACGCACGTGTCTAACATTCTTGCCAAACTTGAGGTTAGCGATCGTACCCAGGCTGCAGTCTATGCCTTTCAGCACCACTTGGTGGGGCATGAGGACTTTTAG
- a CDS encoding phosphomevalonate kinase, which yields MIAVKTCGKLYWAGEYAILEPGQLALIKAIPIYMKGEIAFSDSYRIYSDMFDFVVDLTPNPDYSLIQETIALVQDFLVYRGQTLRPFSLEIRGKMEREGKKFGLGSSGSVVVLVVKALLALYNLSVDQELLFKLVSAVLLKRGDNGSMGDLACIVAEELVLYQSFDRQKVAAWLEEENLATILERDWGFSISQVQPTLECDFLVGWTKEVAVSSDMVQQIKQNINQNFLSSSKETVASLVEALEQGETEKVIEQVEVASKLLEGLSADIYTPSLRQLKEASQDLQAVAKSSGAGGGDCGIALSFDEQSTETLKNRWADLGIELLYQERIGHDDKS from the coding sequence ATGATTGCTGTTAAAACTTGCGGGAAGCTCTATTGGGCAGGTGAATATGCTATTTTAGAGCCAGGGCAGTTGGCCTTGATAAAGGCCATTCCCATCTATATGAAGGGGGAGATTGCTTTTTCTGATAGTTACCGTATCTACTCAGATATGTTTGATTTCGTAGTGGACTTGACACCAAATCCTGACTACAGCTTGATTCAAGAAACGATTGCTTTAGTGCAAGATTTCCTCGTTTATCGTGGGCAGACCTTGCGACCTTTTTCTCTAGAAATCCGTGGAAAAATGGAAAGAGAAGGGAAAAAGTTTGGTCTGGGTTCTAGTGGTAGCGTCGTTGTCTTGGTTGTCAAGGCTTTGCTGGCTCTGTATAATCTTTCGGTTGATCAGGAGCTCTTGTTCAAGTTGGTTAGCGCTGTCTTGCTCAAGCGTGGAGACAATGGTTCTATGGGAGACCTTGCCTGTATTGTGGCAGAGGAATTGGTTCTCTACCAGTCATTTGATCGCCAGAAGGTGGCTGCTTGGTTGGAAGAAGAAAATTTGGCGACTATTTTAGAGCGTGATTGGGGCTTTTCAATTTCGCAAGTGCAACCAACTTTAGAATGTGATTTCCTAGTAGGATGGACCAAGGAAGTGGCTGTATCTAGTGATATGGTTCAACAAATCAAGCAAAATATCAATCAGAATTTTTTAAGTTCCTCAAAAGAAACGGTGGCTTCTTTGGTAGAAGCCTTGGAACAGGGGGAAACCGAAAAAGTGATCGAGCAAGTAGAAGTAGCCAGCAAGCTCTTAGAAGGCTTGAGCGCAGATATTTACACACCTTCGCTGAGACAGTTGAAAGAAGCTAGTCAAGATTTGCAGGCCGTTGCCAAGAGTAGCGGCGCTGGTGGTGGTGATTGTGGTATTGCCTTGAGTTTTGATGAGCAATCAACTGAAACCCTAAAAAATCGCTGGGCCGATCTGGGGATTGAGCTCTTATATCAAGAAAGGATAGGACATGACGACAAATCGTAA
- the cbpC gene encoding choline-binding protein CbpC — protein sequence MKLLKKMMQVGLTAFFFGLLATNTVFADTTGGQFVDKDNRKYYVKDDHKAIYWHKIDGKTYYFGDRGEMVVGWQYVEIHGTGYRDNLFNNRPVLEIGLEEKWYYFGQDGALLEQTDKQVLEAKTSENTGKVYGEQYAPSAEKRTYYFDNHYAVKTGWTYEDGNWYYLNKLGISGDDSYNPLPIGEVAKGWTQDFHVTVDIDRSKPAPWYYLDPETGIMQTGWKQLGNKWYYLRSSGAMATGWYQEGSTWYYLDAENGDMKTGWQYLGNKWYYLRSSGAMATGWYQDGSTWYYLNASNGDMKIGWFQVNGKWYYAYNSGALAVNTTVDGYSVNYNGEWIQ from the coding sequence ATGAAACTTTTGAAAAAAATGATGCAAGTTGGACTAACAGCATTTTTCTTTGGTTTGCTAGCTACAAATACTGTATTTGCGGATACCACAGGTGGCCAATTTGTTGATAAGGATAATAGAAAATATTATGTAAAAGATGATCATAAAGCAATCTATTGGCATAAAATAGACGGTAAAACTTACTATTTTGGTGATAGAGGAGAGATGGTTGTCGGTTGGCAATACGTAGAAATTCATGGAACAGGTTATCGTGATAATTTATTTAATAATCGTCCAGTCTTAGAAATTGGCCTTGAGGAGAAGTGGTACTATTTTGGACAAGATGGTGCTTTGCTAGAACAAACAGATAAACAAGTACTAGAGGCAAAAACGTCTGAAAATACAGGAAAAGTATACGGTGAACAATATGCTCCATCTGCTGAAAAGAGAACTTATTATTTTGATAATCATTATGCTGTAAAGACAGGCTGGACTTATGAAGACGGCAATTGGTATTATTTAAATAAGCTAGGAATTTCTGGCGATGATTCTTACAATCCACTACCAATTGGTGAAGTTGCTAAGGGTTGGACTCAAGATTTCCATGTTACTGTTGACATTGATAGAAGCAAACCTGCTCCGTGGTATTACCTAGACCCAGAAACTGGCATTATGCAAACTGGTTGGAAACAACTTGGCAATAAGTGGTACTACCTCCGTTCATCAGGAGCAATGGCGACTGGTTGGTATCAAGAAGGTTCGACTTGGTATTATCTAGATGCTGAAAATGGTGATATGAAAACGGGCTGGCAATACCTTGGTAACAAGTGGTACTATCTCCGTTCATCAGGAGCTATGGCAACTGGTTGGTATCAAGATGGTTCAACTTGGTACTACCTAAATGCAAGTAATGGAGATATGAAGATAGGCTGGTTCCAGGTCAATGGCAAATGGTACTATGCTTACAACTCAGGTGCTTTGGCAGTGAATACGACCGTAGATGGCTATTCTGTCAACTATAATGGCGAATGGATTCAATAA
- a CDS encoding sensor histidine kinase yields MKKQAYVIIALTSILFVLFFSHSLLEILDFDWSIFLQDVEKTEKFVFLLLVFSMSMTCLLALFWRGIEELSLRKMQANLKRILAGQEVVQVADPDLDASFKSLSGKLNLLTEALQKAENQSLAQEEEIIEKERKRIARDLHDTVSQELFAAHMILSGISQQALKLDREKMQTQLQSVTAILETAQKDLRVLLLHLRPVELEQKSLVEGIQILLKELEDKSDLKVGFKQNVTQLPKKIEEHIFRILQELISNTLRHAQASCLDVYLYQTDFELQLKVVDNGIGFQLGSFDDLSYGLRNIKERVEDMAGTVQLLTAPKQGLAVDIRIPLLDKE; encoded by the coding sequence ATGAAAAAACAAGCTTATGTAATCATTGCTCTCACCTCTATCCTGTTTGTCTTATTTTTCTCCCACAGCTTGCTGGAAATCCTTGATTTTGACTGGTCTATTTTCTTGCAGGATGTCGAAAAAACAGAAAAATTTGTCTTTTTGTTGTTGGTATTTAGCATGTCCATGACCTGCCTCTTAGCCCTGTTTTGGCGAGGTATTGAAGAGCTTTCTCTAAGAAAAATGCAGGCTAATCTCAAGCGTATATTGGCAGGGCAAGAAGTGGTTCAGGTTGCAGATCCAGATTTGGATGCCAGTTTCAAGTCCTTGTCAGGTAAACTGAACCTTTTGACAGAGGCTCTTCAAAAGGCTGAAAATCAGAGCCTTGCTCAGGAAGAGGAAATCATTGAGAAGGAAAGAAAGCGGATTGCTCGGGATTTGCATGATACAGTCAGTCAGGAGTTGTTTGCGGCCCACATGATTTTATCGGGTATCAGCCAGCAGGCTTTGAAATTGGATAGAGAAAAGATGCAGACCCAGTTGCAGAGTGTTACAGCTATTTTAGAAACTGCCCAGAAGGATTTGCGAGTCTTGCTCTTGCATTTGCGACCAGTTGAACTAGAGCAAAAGAGTCTGGTTGAAGGGATTCAAATCCTCTTAAAAGAGCTTGAGGACAAGAGTGATCTCAAGGTTGGTTTCAAGCAAAATGTGACGCAATTGCCTAAGAAAATCGAGGAGCATATCTTCCGTATCCTGCAAGAGTTGATCAGCAATACCCTCCGCCATGCCCAGGCATCTTGTTTGGATGTTTACCTCTATCAGACGGATTTTGAATTGCAGCTGAAGGTGGTGGACAATGGGATTGGTTTCCAGTTGGGGAGTTTTGATGACCTGAGTTATGGACTCCGCAATATCAAGGAGCGGGTTGAAGATATGGCAGGGACGGTTCAGCTATTAACAGCTCCCAAGCAAGGGCTGGCAGTTGACATCCGTATTCCCCTGCTCGATAAGGAATGA
- the mvk gene encoding mevalonate kinase: protein MTKKVGVGQAHSKIILIGEHAVVYGYPAISLPLLEVEVTCKVVPAASPWRLYEEDTLSMAVYASLEYLNIKDACIRCEIDSAIPEKRGMGSSAAISIAAIRAVFDYYQAELPHDVLEILVNRAEMIAHMNPSGLDAKTCLSDQPIRFIKNVGFTELEMDLSAYLVIADTGVYGHTREAIQVVQSKGKNALPFLHALGELTQQAEEAISQKYAEGLGQILSQAHLHLKEIGVSSPEADSLVETALSHGALGSKMSGGGLGGCIIALADNFTQAQELAERLEEKGAVQTWIESL from the coding sequence ATGACAAAAAAAGTTGGTGTCGGTCAGGCACATAGTAAGATTATTTTAATAGGGGAGCATGCGGTCGTTTACGGTTATCCGGCCATTTCCCTGCCTCTTTTGGAGGTGGAGGTGACTTGTAAGGTAGTTCCTGCAGCGAGTCCTTGGCGTCTCTATGAGGAGGATACCTTGTCCATGGCAGTTTATGCTTCGCTGGAGTATTTGAATATCAAAGATGCCTGCATTCGCTGTGAGATTGACTCGGCTATCCCTGAGAAGCGGGGAATGGGTTCGTCAGCGGCTATCAGCATAGCGGCCATTCGTGCAGTATTTGACTACTATCAGGCAGAACTGCCTCATGATGTATTAGAAATCTTGGTCAATCGGGCGGAGATGATTGCCCATATGAATCCAAGTGGTTTGGATGCCAAGACCTGTCTCAGTGACCAGCCTATTCGCTTTATTAAGAACGTAGGATTTACAGAGCTTGAGATGGATTTATCCGCCTATTTGGTCATTGCAGATACGGGCGTGTATGGTCACACTCGTGAAGCCATCCAAGTGGTTCAAAGCAAGGGGAAGAATGCCCTACCGTTTTTGCATGCCTTGGGAGAATTGACCCAGCAGGCAGAAGAAGCGATTTCACAAAAATATGCTGAAGGGCTGGGACAAATCCTTAGTCAAGCGCATTTACATCTAAAAGAAATTGGTGTCAGTAGCCCTGAGGCAGATTCTTTGGTTGAAACGGCTCTTAGCCATGGTGCTCTGGGTTCCAAGATGAGCGGTGGTGGGCTAGGAGGCTGTATCATAGCCTTGGCAGACAATTTTACACAAGCACAAGAACTAGCAGAAAGATTAGAAGAGAAAGGAGCTGTTCAGACATGGATAGAGAGCCTGTAA